GATGTTTTTTATCGTAATTCCAAACAAACAGGTAATCAGTAATTCTCACCTCTCACTTCTCACCTCTCACTCCTCACCTCTCACCTCTCACTTCTCACCTCTCACTTCTCTCAACTTTAGGCACTCTTAAACAATTCCAGCAAAGCCCATAAAAGCAAGAGCCAAAATACCTGCAACCACCAAAGATACAGGAACGCCTCTCATGCCTTTGGGTACTTTCATAAGTTCGAGATGCTCTCTGATGCCTGCAAAAATTATAAGAGCTAAAGCAAAACCAATAGCACTGGCAATTGCAAAAACAACACCTTCAAGAAGATTGTAATCATTTTGAATTGTAAGAATAGCAACACCTAAAACAGCACAGTTTGTTGTGATTAAAGGAAGGAATATTCCTAAAGCCTGAAATAATGACGGGCTTACTTTTTTAAGAATTATTTCAACCATTTGTACTAATGCGGCAATAACAAGGATAAAACTAATAGTTCTTAAATATTCCAGTTCAAATGGTACAAGAAGAAACTGCCAAATAACATAAGTAACAATTGTAGCAAGAGTCATCACAAAAAGCACAGCTCCTGACATTCCAACAGCAGTACCAAGTTTTTTGGAAACTCCTATAAAAGGACAAATTCCTAAAAATTGTGCAAGTACAATGTTATTTACAAATATTGCTGATATTATGATTATTATATATTCCATAATTCTTTATTTACTTTCAAATTTTTATTAAGCTTTCTTAAATTTATTCATTATTGCTATCAAATAGCCCAAAGTAATAAAAGCACCGGGAGCAAGTACAAACACAAGCATTCCATCACCTTCATACAATTGTATTCCAAAAATTGCTCCGCTACCGAGAATTTCACGAACTGCACCGAGGAGTGTTAATGCAAAAGCAAAACCCAATCCCATACCGAAGCCATCAACAATTGATGACCAAACATTATTTTTTGATGCAAAGGCTTCCGCTCTTCCAAGAACGATACAGTTAACCACAATTAAAGGAATAAAAAGACCTAACTGCTCATGCAATGCAGGTAAAAATCCATTCATAACAAGATCAACAATGGTTACAAAAGAAGCAATTATTACAATAAAAGAAGGTATCCTTACTTTATCGGGAATTAAATTTTTTATTAAAGAAATTACCAAATTTGACATCACAAGTACAAAAGCTGTAGCCAGCCCCATTCCAAGCCCGTTAAAAGCTGAAGTAGTAACACCAAGTGTAGGACAAAGTCCTAAGAGTAAAATAAAAACCGGATTTTCCTGAATGAATCCTTTAGAAAAGTTCTTCATCTGTTTCATTATTCCTTGTCTCCTTTTTCATTTTCAAATGTGATATAAGCTCTGTTTACAGCATCACAAAAAGCACGGGAACTAATAGTAGCCGCAGTTATGGCATCTACATCTCCCCCGTCTTTAGTAACTTTTAAATTATATTTTGAAGGATCTTTATCCATAAACTGATTTGGGAAATCAGATTTCGATGCATCCATTTTATCTCCAAGTCCCGGAGTTTCTTTATGCTCCAAAACGGCAGTATTGATAATTTTTCCGTCAGGAGAAAAGCCAACCATAATTTTAAACCTTCCACTAAAACCAATATCAGTGTATGTTGCAACTGCTGTACCCACTAATTTATCTTCATTAAAAGCCTGATTGAATTCAAGTGAATCATTTGCATCAGTCGGTTTTACCTTAAATGATTTTAGTTCGGTAAATTCAGGTACAACCTTTTTTATTGCATTTTCCTTTTTTATTCTTTTGCTTTCTTCAATTTTTTCAAAAGTAAGATTATAAACTCCACCAAGAGAAAAAGCGGCAACAACCGTTACAATAAGTAAGGTTAAAGTCATGCTCAGAAAAGTTGATTCTTTTTTATTTGCCATTCCTAATATTATTTACAATTTATTAAATTTTATTTTTTCTCCAAATCTCTTTGGTTTAAAAGCATTATTTATAAGAGGTACAAAAGCATTCATTATTAATATTGCAAAGGAAACACCTTCGGGATAAGCTCCGAATATCCTAATAACAAGTGTTAAAATACCTGCTCCAGCACCAAAAATCAGCATACCTTTAGGATTCATTGGTGAGGTAACCATATCCGTTGCCATGTAAAAAACTCCTAACAACAATCCTCCTGTTACAAGATGAAATAAAGGATTAACGTACAACTCAGGATTTACAAGCCATAAAATTCCAGCAAAAATAATTACCGAACCAAGATAAGCAACAGGAATATGCCAAGTAATAATTTTTTTCCAAAACATAAACACAGCACCTATCAATAATGCAATTGCAGAAACTTCTCCAAGAGAACCGCCCATATTTCCTAAAAGCAAATTAACATAGTTAGGAATTTCAGGCATTAATTCAGAAACAGTTTTGCCACCAGCAAGACCTTCTTTCATTAAACCCAAAGGAGTAGGTCCTGTAACAACATCAGCCAATTTACTAACAGATTCCAATGGTTTTGGCCAACTTGTCATTTGCACAGGAAATGAAATTAACAAAAATACACGACCTACAAGTGCCGGATTAAAAGGATTTTTTCCTAATCCGCCAAAAGTCATTTTTGCAATTCCAATAGCTACAAGGCTTCCAATTACAATTATCCACCATGGCAAATTAGAAGGAACGTTAAATGCGAGTAAAATTCCCGTTATTATTGCCGAGCCATCATTGATTGTTGTTTTTCCTTTAATTAAAAATTTTTGTATCAAATATTCAAAAAGAATAGATGCAGTAATCGCAATTAAAGTTACACGAACTGCATTTAATCCAAAATAATAAAATGATACTAGTAAAGCAGGGAGCATTGCAATAATTACCCCGTACATTATTTTTTTCACATTTTGATCTCCATGAATATGTGGAGATAAAGATATTGTAAGTTTTTTATTATCCATTATTTTTTCCTTGATCTGATTATTTCACCAACCTTTGATTTTCCTAACCTTATATAATCCAGAAGTGGTCTGTAAGAAGGGCAAGTATAAACACACGAGCCACATTCAATACAATCCATTACATTATTTTTTTGTGTTTCTTCCCAATCTTCTATTTGAACAAGTTTTTCAAGAAGATGAGGTTCTAATCCCATAGGACAAACAGAAACACATTTTCCACACCTTATACAAGTTGAAGATTCTATTCTTTTACTTTCTTTCTCAGGAATTAACAAAACCCCTGAAGTACCTTTAACAACAGCAGCATCTATTGTTGTTAGTGTTTTTCCCATCATTGGTCCACCACTTATTACCTTTGCCGTATCCTCCGGTAAGCCATTTTTACTTTCCAACAAATTTGAAATCGGAGTTCCAATTCTAACTAAAAAATTCGCTGTTTCTTCTAATGATTTTCCTGTTAAAGTTACAATTCTTTCAACAAGAGGTTTATTTTTTTGAACTGCTTCGTAAACGGCATAAGTAGTCCCGACATTATTTACCACAGCCCCTACTTCAATTGGCAAAGCTCCCGAAGGAACTTCCCTGTTAATAGCCGCTTTTATTAATTGTTTTTCACCACCTTGAGGGTATTTCACTTTTAATGGTAAAATGGTAATTCCTGCGTAGTCTTTTGCAACTTTCGTCAATTTTTCTATTGCATCGGCTTTATTATTTTCAATTCCTACAATAGCTTTATCAACAGCCAGTCCTTTCATCAATATTTTTGTACCAATGAGCAACTCTTCAGTTTTTTCCAACATTAAACGATGATCGGAAGTAAGATAGGGTTCACATTCCACACCATTGATAATAAGAACTTCTGCTTTTTTACCCTTAGGAACCATCAATTTTACATGAGATGGAAAAGTAGCTCCTCCCAAACCAACAATTCCTGAAGCTTTAATTCTTTCAATAATTTCAGCTTTTGATAAAGAAATATCTCTTATAATTTCATTAGATGTATCAATTCCTTCTTCCCATTCATCACCATCAACATCAATAATAATAGTTTTTTTTCTAAATCCACTTGAATCAACAATATCATCAATTTTGAATACTTTTCCTGAAACTGATGAGTGAATATTTGCTGAAATAAATGCTTCACCTTTAGCAATCAACTGTCCGACTTTTACCATATCACCTCTTTTTACCAAAGGTACAGATGGTGCACCTAACACTTGCCCAACAGGAATGAAAGCTTTTTTAGGTAAATCTAAAACTTCAATACTTTTCTCTCTTGAAATTTTATTTTCCGGTGGATGAACACCTCCGAGTTTGAACGTTTTTAACACCTTTATAATTATTTTATTTATTCTTAATTATCTGTTTTATTTTCAGATTTTTTTTCTTTTTCAACTTTTGCCTCTACTCGTTTTACTTTATCAACTTTCACTTTTTTCAAAGGAAAATTTATTTCCCAAATTGCATTTGTAGGACAAACAGTAACACATTTACGGCAAAGCTTACATTTTTCATAATCAATGTATGCCAGATTATTTTCTATTGTAATTGCATCAAAATCACACACTTTTTCACATTTACCACAACCGATACAAGCAACTTTACAATTTTTTACTGCCTTAGCACCCTTCTCTTTATTTACACAAGAAACAAATATTCTTTTAGCCTTAGGACCGATATGACGTAACTCAATAATATCTCTCGGGCAAGCTTCAACACATGCTCCACAAGCAGTACATTTGTCATTAACTACAGGCAATCCTGTTTCGGGATCCATGTGTATTGCATCAAAATCACAAGCATCAACACAATCACCTAAGCCAAGACATCCATAGCTACAACCACCTTCTCCTGCAAATAAATTATGAGCAACAGCACATGATTCAATGCCATCATAAATACTTTTTTGAGGAGAATTTTTCTTTGTTCCGTTACACCTGATAACAGCTATCAATGGTTTTTGTGCAGTAACTTCTAAGCCCATTACCTTACCAACCTCTGCCATTACATCATTACCTCCAACAGGACAATAAAAACCGGATACTGATTCCGCTTTTACAATTTCTTCAGCAAAATTACGACATCCGGGATATCCACATCCACCACAATTCGCAGCAGGCAAGACTTCTTCCACCTCATCAATTCGCGGATCTTCAACAACATTGAATTTTTTAGCAACAAAAAATAAAATTATTGCAGATATTACCCCAATAACACCTAAAGAAATTATAGAATATAAGATTATTTCGTTCACGATAGATAGTTTATATTGAATTATTTAGTAATAGTTAATTATCTTTCCCATTTTTTTTAAACCGCAAAGATAAAAAAACATTTTTTTAATAATTATTAAAACAATTTAGTTCTTCAACAAACTTTGGTGAAATTATAAGTTGATAGTTCGCTTTATGTTTTTGTGGGTTTAAAAATGAATAATTTTTTTTTATTCCAAATTTTTGTTTTACTTTTGACACTGATTTTTACAAAAAAACATAAAGCCGTAATCAAAAATGAATTATTTTGTATAAATTTGTATCGTAATAGATTTTATCTAAACTAATTAAAAAGAAGATTATGAATAAAAGAATATTTACAACATTTCTAATATTATTTTTTTTCAATAATGTAAAATCACAGGAAATAATTCCGCTCGGAAATGGAATACCTGAACACGAATATGTATTTGCAAGCTGTACTGATAGTCCTTTTATATATTATGCATGTTATGTTTATAATTATGATTCTAACTGCTCTCAAATTACTGTCAGAAAATGGAATGGTATGTATTGGGATAGTTTGCCTAAGATAATGTACTCTTATTATGATTCTTGTGTATTAAGCATGTGCGTATATAATGGGAATCTTTATTTGGGAGGATTTTTTGATTCAATACACCAAATTAAAAACTCTGCTCTACTGATACGCTTTAATGGTGTAAACTGGGAAAATGTTGGCAATGGTTTTACAACTCAATTACCCTACTATTGGGAGTCAATTGAAAAATTGATAGTTTATAAAGGAGAATTATATGCCGGTGGTTATTTTCACAAAGTTAATAATATGTCTGTATCGAACATTGCCAAGTGGAATGACACTATCTGGTCTAAAGTAGGCTTGAGTGGAAATGAAGGTGTTGATAGTATAATATGGGATATGCTTGTACATAAAAATAAACTGATTATTGCTGGTGATTTTGATCATGCTGGTGGTCAAAATATTAAAAATATTACCGGATGGAATAAATATACATGGAGTTCTTATCAGAACAGTTTTAAGTACATATTTGATATTTGTGAACACGATAATAAAATTTTTGCCTTGGCGGCAGATAATCCTGCAAAAATTTTTAGTTGGAGTGGAAATCAGTGGGATACCATTACTACCTCAGGTTTGTCTCCTATTACATTTCAGAAAGAGCATGACCGAAGTTTGCTTTCAAGCTTTGACGGAAAATTGTGGTATGCTCATGGAATATTTAAATGGAATAATAATAAACTGGCATATTTTGAAAATAATGTATGGAAGTATTTTAACCTGACATTTTCAGGCAGTCATCATTTTATTAATAATATTTTTACATACAAAAACAATATATATGTGAATGGATTTTTTTTTAATGTAAATACAAAAAATGTTAATAAGGTGTTTTGCTTGAGTAAAAACTATGGCACTATTAAAGGAACGATTTACCATGATTCTATTGAAAATTGCATTATTAATTCATCAGAATACGGTCTTGATAAAAAAAAGATAGTTTTATACCCATCAGAATATTCAATTCTTTCAGATAAAACAGGGAATTATAAATTTGATGTTATACCTGGTAATTATGTAGTTCAGCTTCCCAATGGTTCAATTGACAAATATAAATACTGGAGGTATAGCAGTTGTCAAAAAGACACTTACAATTTACAAATTTCATCATCACCAACAGCTATAATTAGAAATTTTGCCCTTAAACCTATACCTGGCATTAAGGATTTGGCTGTAAAATTATCAGGAACATTTGGTGCATTTTACAGAGATATGGATACAACAAATTATTATCTTAATTATGTTAATTATGGGACTGTTGCCCAAAATGCAACAGTAACTTTTCAATACTATGATTCAACATATATTATTAGTTGCAACCCAAATTATTCAAATCAGAATAACAGGATTTTAAGCTGGGATTTTAATCTTGCTCCACGTGAAGAAGGTATAATTAAAATACAACTTGTAACTAGAAAGTATAATTCTAGAACTGAAACTGTTCTTAATACAGCGATTACACCAATCAGTGGAGATTCAAATATTAAAGACAACCATGATACCTTGGTTTTATCATATATTTGCTCTTTTGATCCTAACAATAAAGTTTCGGATTATTGTAAGTTCATACCATTAAACAAATATGAAATCAGGTATCATATAAATTTTCAAAACACAGGCACTGATACGGCTTTTAAGGTTGTGATAACTGATACTCTTGACCACGAATATCTTGTGCCTTCGTCATTATTAATGGTTTCTGCAAGTAATGATTATAAAGTAAAACAGATTGGGAACGTAGTTATTTGGACATTTGATAATATTATGCTACCCGACAGCAATGTTGATGAACTTAATAGTCACGGATTTGTTGAATTTTCAATAAAAAGAAAAGAAAATCTTGTTCAGGGCGATTCATTTTCAAATTGTGCTGCTATATATTTTGATTATAATGCACCCGTGATTACTGAGGATTTATGGTTGAAAGTGGTTGACAATAAAGCATCTTTAAAGGAAATTGATGAGAAGAGTGTTGAGATAAATTTATTTCCTGTTCCTGCAAATAATTATGTTTACATTGATATAAAATCTAAATATAAAGAAGAATTTGTTGTAGAATTTTATGATTTACTTGGAAATATTATTTATGATTCAAAAGTATTTATAAATAATAAACAAAGATTGAAATTGGATGTCTCAAATGTTTCTGCAGGTATGTATTTAATTACTGTCAGAAGCAACAAATATCAGGTAACAAGAAAGGTGCTGATTTCTGATTTTTAATATGATACTTCAAATTTCTATTTTCAAATTTAAAGGGGCTTCTATTATTTTCGTAATAATTCGTATTTAAAAACTTTCTTCATTTGATCTTTGAAGAAATACAAAACGACATAATAAATTGCTACAAAACCCAGAGAAGCTCCTGCTGAGATTCCTTCGTTATCACTTATGTCAAGAACAACTATCAAGGAAATCAACATAATTAAAAAAGGTAAAAAATATCCGAAAAACAAAGCTTTAAAACCTTGTGAACTTTTCATTTCAATCTCAACTTTTTCTCCCTTATCAAAATGTTTTAAAGGACTTTTAACTTCTATAATTTTTTCTTCAATATCGCTAATCGAACAAGCTGAATTAATTTGACAA
The genomic region above belongs to Bacteroidota bacterium and contains:
- the rsxA gene encoding electron transport complex subunit RsxA, with the protein product MEYIIIIISAIFVNNIVLAQFLGICPFIGVSKKLGTAVGMSGAVLFVMTLATIVTYVIWQFLLVPFELEYLRTISFILVIAALVQMVEIILKKVSPSLFQALGIFLPLITTNCAVLGVAILTIQNDYNLLEGVVFAIASAIGFALALIIFAGIREHLELMKVPKGMRGVPVSLVVAGILALAFMGFAGIV
- a CDS encoding electron transport complex subunit E, producing the protein MKQMKNFSKGFIQENPVFILLLGLCPTLGVTTSAFNGLGMGLATAFVLVMSNLVISLIKNLIPDKVRIPSFIVIIASFVTIVDLVMNGFLPALHEQLGLFIPLIVVNCIVLGRAEAFASKNNVWSSIVDGFGMGLGFAFALTLLGAVREILGSGAIFGIQLYEGDGMLVFVLAPGAFITLGYLIAIMNKFKKA
- a CDS encoding RnfABCDGE type electron transport complex subunit G — translated: MANKKESTFLSMTLTLLIVTVVAAFSLGGVYNLTFEKIEESKRIKKENAIKKVVPEFTELKSFKVKPTDANDSLEFNQAFNEDKLVGTAVATYTDIGFSGRFKIMVGFSPDGKIINTAVLEHKETPGLGDKMDASKSDFPNQFMDKDPSKYNLKVTKDGGDVDAITAATISSRAFCDAVNRAYITFENEKGDKE
- a CDS encoding RnfABCDGE type electron transport complex subunit D yields the protein MDNKKLTISLSPHIHGDQNVKKIMYGVIIAMLPALLVSFYYFGLNAVRVTLIAITASILFEYLIQKFLIKGKTTINDGSAIITGILLAFNVPSNLPWWIIVIGSLVAIGIAKMTFGGLGKNPFNPALVGRVFLLISFPVQMTSWPKPLESVSKLADVVTGPTPLGLMKEGLAGGKTVSELMPEIPNYVNLLLGNMGGSLGEVSAIALLIGAVFMFWKKIITWHIPVAYLGSVIIFAGILWLVNPELYVNPLFHLVTGGLLLGVFYMATDMVTSPMNPKGMLIFGAGAGILTLVIRIFGAYPEGVSFAILIMNAFVPLINNAFKPKRFGEKIKFNKL
- the rsxC gene encoding electron transport complex subunit RsxC, whose amino-acid sequence is MLKTFKLGGVHPPENKISREKSIEVLDLPKKAFIPVGQVLGAPSVPLVKRGDMVKVGQLIAKGEAFISANIHSSVSGKVFKIDDIVDSSGFRKKTIIIDVDGDEWEEGIDTSNEIIRDISLSKAEIIERIKASGIVGLGGATFPSHVKLMVPKGKKAEVLIINGVECEPYLTSDHRLMLEKTEELLIGTKILMKGLAVDKAIVGIENNKADAIEKLTKVAKDYAGITILPLKVKYPQGGEKQLIKAAINREVPSGALPIEVGAVVNNVGTTYAVYEAVQKNKPLVERIVTLTGKSLEETANFLVRIGTPISNLLESKNGLPEDTAKVISGGPMMGKTLTTIDAAVVKGTSGVLLIPEKESKRIESSTCIRCGKCVSVCPMGLEPHLLEKLVQIEDWEETQKNNVMDCIECGSCVYTCPSYRPLLDYIRLGKSKVGEIIRSRKK
- a CDS encoding Fe-S cluster domain-containing protein, whose amino-acid sequence is MILYSIISLGVIGVISAIILFFVAKKFNVVEDPRIDEVEEVLPAANCGGCGYPGCRNFAEEIVKAESVSGFYCPVGGNDVMAEVGKVMGLEVTAQKPLIAVIRCNGTKKNSPQKSIYDGIESCAVAHNLFAGEGGCSYGCLGLGDCVDACDFDAIHMDPETGLPVVNDKCTACGACVEACPRDIIELRHIGPKAKRIFVSCVNKEKGAKAVKNCKVACIGCGKCEKVCDFDAITIENNLAYIDYEKCKLCRKCVTVCPTNAIWEINFPLKKVKVDKVKRVEAKVEKEKKSENKTDN
- a CDS encoding T9SS type A sorting domain-containing protein; amino-acid sequence: MNKRIFTTFLILFFFNNVKSQEIIPLGNGIPEHEYVFASCTDSPFIYYACYVYNYDSNCSQITVRKWNGMYWDSLPKIMYSYYDSCVLSMCVYNGNLYLGGFFDSIHQIKNSALLIRFNGVNWENVGNGFTTQLPYYWESIEKLIVYKGELYAGGYFHKVNNMSVSNIAKWNDTIWSKVGLSGNEGVDSIIWDMLVHKNKLIIAGDFDHAGGQNIKNITGWNKYTWSSYQNSFKYIFDICEHDNKIFALAADNPAKIFSWSGNQWDTITTSGLSPITFQKEHDRSLLSSFDGKLWYAHGIFKWNNNKLAYFENNVWKYFNLTFSGSHHFINNIFTYKNNIYVNGFFFNVNTKNVNKVFCLSKNYGTIKGTIYHDSIENCIINSSEYGLDKKKIVLYPSEYSILSDKTGNYKFDVIPGNYVVQLPNGSIDKYKYWRYSSCQKDTYNLQISSSPTAIIRNFALKPIPGIKDLAVKLSGTFGAFYRDMDTTNYYLNYVNYGTVAQNATVTFQYYDSTYIISCNPNYSNQNNRILSWDFNLAPREEGIIKIQLVTRKYNSRTETVLNTAITPISGDSNIKDNHDTLVLSYICSFDPNNKVSDYCKFIPLNKYEIRYHINFQNTGTDTAFKVVITDTLDHEYLVPSSLLMVSASNDYKVKQIGNVVIWTFDNIMLPDSNVDELNSHGFVEFSIKRKENLVQGDSFSNCAAIYFDYNAPVITEDLWLKVVDNKASLKEIDEKSVEINLFPVPANNYVYIDIKSKYKEEFVVEFYDLLGNIIYDSKVFINNKQRLKLDVSNVSAGMYLITVRSNKYQVTRKVLISDF
- a CDS encoding SoxR reducing system RseC family protein; translated protein: MNESNTVKHDGIVVKTENDIVFVRVIVKSACASCQINSACSISDIEEKIIEVKSPLKHFDKGEKVEIEMKSSQGFKALFFGYFLPFLIMLISLIVVLDISDNEGISAGASLGFVAIYYVVLYFFKDQMKKVFKYELLRK